Genomic DNA from Anomalospiza imberbis isolate Cuckoo-Finch-1a 21T00152 unplaced genomic scaffold, ASM3175350v1 scaffold_1123, whole genome shotgun sequence:
cccaggtcctggcagggctgtaccCTGTTATCTCTCTCGTTccccaggtcctggcagggctgtaccCCGTTATCTCTATCCCcgcaggtcctggcagggctgtaccCCAATCCTGTCCCCCGTTATCTATCTCGTTccccaggtcctggcagggctgtaccCCGTTATCTCTGTCCCcgcaggtcctggcagggctgtaccCCGTtatctctgtccctgcaggtcctggcaggggtgtACCCCAATCCCGTACCCCGTTATCTCTCtcattccctgggtcctggcagggctgtaccCCAATCCCGTCCCCCGTTATCTCTCTCGTTccccaggtcctggcagggctgtaccCCATTATCTCTGTCCccacaggtcctggcagggctgtaccCCGTtatctctgtccctgcaggtcctggcaggggtgtACCCCAATCCCGTACCCCGTTATCTCTCtcattccctgggtcctggcagggctgtaccCCAATCCCGTCCCCCGTTATCTCTCTCGTTccccaggtcctggcagggctgtaccCCATTATCTCTGTCCccacaggtcctggcagggctgtaccCCGTTATCTCTATCCCcgcaggtcctggcaggggtgtACCCCAATCCCGTCCCCCGTTATCTCTCTCATTccccaggtcctggcagggctgtaccCCATTATCTCTATCCCcgcaggtcctggcaggggtgtACCCCGTTATCTCTATCCCcgcaggtcctggcagggctgtaccCGTTATGTCTCTCGTTccccaggtcctggcaggggtgtACCCCATCGCGCAGCTGCAGGACCCCTACTCTGCcgtggggtttttgggggtcccgcCTGGCCCTGCCCCCGCTGCTGCAGCTGCGCCCCCCCGGCGGCCGGGGCTGGACGGCCTGGGAGCTGTGCGAGGGTTGCgagctgccaggacctgccgGGGCATGCGCGGGGAtctgggggagtttgggggaaaatggggaaaattggggggaatttggggaaaattggggggaattggggggaaatttgggggaaaatggggaaatttggggggaaatttggggaaattggggggaattggggggaaatttgggggaattgggggaaaattggggggaattgggggaaaattggggggaattgggggaatttgggggaaatttggggaaaattggggggaattggggggaaatttgggggaaaatggggaaatttggggggaaatttgggggaaattgaggaaattggggggaaatttggggggaaatttggggaacttgtggggaaatttgggggaaattgaGGAAAtatgggggaatttggggaaatttgagGGAAATtgtggaaatttggggggaaattggggaaatttgaGAGAAATTgtggaaatttgggggggaatttggggaaatttgaggaaatttggggggaatttggggaaatttgagggaatttggggaaatttgatGAAATTCGGGGGGAAATTGAGGGAAATTTGACGAAAtttggggggatctgggggaaatttggggaattttgaggaaatttgggggggaatttgAGGAAATTTGAGGGGAAATTGAAGAAATTTGGGGGGAACTTGGGGGAATTtgaggaaatttggggggaatttggggaaatttgggggaatttgaggaaatttgggggaatttggggaagtTTGAGGGAAATTGAGGGAATTtgaggaaatttggggggaatttggggaaatttgagGGAAATtgaggaaatttgggggaatttggggaagtTTGAGGGAAATTGAGGGAATTTGAGGcaatttgggggaatttgggggaaatttgagGGGAAATTGAGGAAATTGATCTTGCCGATTTTCTGGGGATGATTTCGGGTGCTTTTGCCGATTTTTTGGTGacgtttttggggtgttttttctgatttttgggGACGTTTTTGGGGTGGCTTTGCTgatttttggggagtttttagggtgtttttgctgatttttggggacatttttggggtgtttttgctgatttttagggatgtttttggggtgttcttGCTGAGTTTTTTGGGTGATCTTGCTGATTTTCTGGGAATGATTTCGGGTGCTTTTGCTGATTTTTTGGTGacgtttttggggtgtttctgctgatttttagggatgattttgggggtgtttttgcCGATTTTTTGGTGacgtttttggggtgtttctgctgatttttttggggaCATTCCTGGCGGGTTTTtctccccagcctgggcagagaAGAGGGGCTACAAGACGGCGCGGGGCGGCTCGCAACGACGTGGCCCGGGCGGCCAACGGGCTCCTGCGGCTGGCGGCCGAGGGGCGGCTGCGCCTCTGCTTCCCGACCCCCGGGCTATTCCCGGGAGAAAGgtacccaaaaaaccccaaaatccgggtttgggaccccaaaaaaaacccccaaaaattgGTGTTTgggacccaaaaaaaaacccaaaaatcgGGGGTTTGGGACCCAAATAGACTCAAAATCAGGGTTTgtgacccaaaaaaaaaacctcaaaatcaGGGTTTgtgacccaaaaaaaaacctcaaaatcaGGGTTTGGgaccaaaaaaaatcctaaaaatcgGGGTTTGGgacccaaaaaaaatcccaaaaattggCGTTTGggacccaaaaaaaccccaaaaatcggGATTTGggacccaaaaaaaaccccaggattgggaatttgggacccaaaaaaaactgaaaattgggaatttgggacccaaaaaaacccccataaaTTGGGGTTTGGGAcccaaaaaaaccttaaaaatcgGGGTTTGggacccaaaaaaccccaaaatcgggGTTTgggacccaaaaaaaaacccaaaaatcgGGGATTGGggcaccaaaaaacccccagaactgggaatttgggacccaaaatccccagaacTGGGGGTTGGGAcccaaaataaacccaaaacgGGGAACTTGGgacccaaaaaaatcctaaaaatcgGGGTTTGgggacccaaaaaaaaaccccaaaaatttggGTTTggaacccaaaaaaaaaccctataaaTTGGGGTTTGggacccaaaaaaccccaaaattcgggTTTGGGACcgaaaaaatccccaaaatcgGGGTTTGggacccaaaaaaaaccccaaaaatttgggtttggggcagttttgggtccCTTTCCttgcctggccccgcccctttcccgGCCCCTCCCCTTCTGaccccgcccctttcccctccccccagcGCTCTGGGAGCTCCACCCCGACACCGCGGCCTTGGCGGCCATgacagggggcggggccaccgcccctccccccaccgGCGCCGCCTCCAGCTCCGAGGAGGACGAGGGGGAGGAGTCAGACCAGGCCACgccccctcccagccccgccCCCAACCCCTTCGCCTTGCTGGGGGAGGACGAGTGCTGAGCCACGCCCCCCTTGCGGGGGAGgagccaatcagagcgcgcggaTTATCGTACGACCGTATATGGAATAAAGGGTTTATTTCTGCACAGCGGATTGGCCGGTTCTGCTGAGGCGGAGACCAATCACAGCGTGGGGGCGGGGCCTGGGGAGTGAGGTCATTGTGAGGTCACGCCCACATTCCCTTATTTGGGAGTTACCCACGCCCCCTCCTTGGCCACACCCACATTTCCTTCTTTGGATGTTGCCACACCCACAACCTCTGCCATATTTGGATTTGGCCCCACCCCTTTTTCCTGCCATGCCCCGCCCTCACCAGTGGGCGTGTCCTGCCCGGTGGGCGTGGCTCCGGTGGGCGTGGCTCAGGTGTGCACAGGTAGCGCCGCCCGCGGCCGCAGGTGAGGCAGCGCACGACGAGGCGGGGGCTGGCCACGCCCTGGGGTGGGGCAGGGGGCGTGGTCAGTCACGGACACGCCCGAAATATTCAAATacatcccaaaaaatcccaaaattccccaaaatccacccaaatctcccccgagcccccccaaatttcccaaatccccccaaaatcccacaaatttcccccaaatccccccaaaatctccaaaatcccccaaatctccaaaatccccccaaatcctcccaaaatttcccaaatccaccccaaatccccccgtgTTCCCcgaaatttcccccaaatccccatcaacatcccccaaaactgccccaaatccccccaaaatcctcacaaAATTTCCCTAActcccccccaaatttccccaaaaatctccaaaatccccccaaaatcctcccaaaatgcccccaaatttccccaaatcccccccaaatccccccaaatttccctcaaatccccccaaaatccccccaaaatcccactaatttccccaaatccccccaaatttccccaaaatcccacaaattctgccaaatttcccccaaatcccacaaattccccccaaatcccccagaccTCGCAGCCtggccccgctcccctcccccggcagcaggagggagcagcagcggcggcagaGGCGGCGTTTGACACTGGGGGCCCTGGGGGGCAAAAAAAGGGgttgggacccccaaaatcaccccgaaaaccacccaaaatgccccaaattcaccccaaaatcaccccaaatcaccccaaaaccacccaaaataccccaaattcaccccaaaatccccccaaatcaccccaaaataccccaaattcaccccaaaatcacctgaaaatcacccaaaaccacccaaaataccccaaattcaccccaaaatccgcccaaaaaccacccaaaatatcccaaattcaccccaaaatccccccaaatcaccccaaaaccacccaaaataccccaaattcaccccaaaatccccccaaatcaccccaaaataccccaaattcaccccaaaatcaccccaaaaccacccaaaataccccaaattcaccccaaaatcacccaaaaccacccaaaataccccaaattcaccccaaaatcaccccaaaatcaccccaaatcaccccgaaaacacccaaaataccccaaattcaccccaaaatccccccaaatcaccccaaaataccccaaattcaccccaaaatcaccccaaaaccacccaaaataccccaaattcaccccaaaatcacccaaaaccacccaaaataccccaaattcaccccaaaatcaccccaaaatcaccccaaatcaccccaaaaccacccaaaataccccaaattcaccccaaagtccccccaaaaccacccaaaataccccaaattcaccccaaaatccccccaaatcaccccaaaaccacccaaaataccccaaattcaccccaaaatccccccacaaaaatttccccaaatccccccaaattttacccgaattccccccaaatccccccaaatttccccctaATTTTACCcgaattcccccaaatccccccaaattttacccgaatttcccccaaatcttccccaaacctcccaaatcccccaaaattttacccaaattcccccaaatccccccaaatttcccccgaattccccaaaatccccccaaattttacccgaatttcccccaaatcttccccaaacctcccaaatcctcaaaatccccccaaatttcccccaaattttacccgaattcccaaaatcccccaaattttacccgaattcccccaaatcccccccaaattttacctgaattcccccaaatccccccaaatttcccaaaatcccccccaaatttcccccgaattcccccaaattttacccgaattccccaaaatccccccaaatcccccccgaattcccccaaatccccccaaattttacccgaattcccccaaatcttccccaaacctcccaaatcccccgaattcccccaaatttcccccgagttccccaaatccccccaaatttcccccgaattccccaaatccccccaaatttcccccgaattccccaaaatccccccaaatttcccccaaattttacCGAAttctccaaaatccccccaaatttcccccaaattttaccgaattccccaaatttccccaaatttcccccaaattccccaaaatccccccaaatttcccccaaatcccccccgaattcccccaaatttccccaaatcccccccgaattccccgaattcccccccaaatcccccggtTCCCCCGACGTCGCTCACATGCGGAGCGCCAGGCGCCGCGCCGTCGCCCGCTGGGTGCGCAGCAGGAACCGCGCCAGCGCCCGGCTCCGCGGCAGCGCCCAGTGCGCGGCCTGCGGACGGCGAGTGGCGGAGAATCGGGGAGAATTCGGGCAAAACCGGGGAAATcgggggggaaaacggggaaaaattggggaaatcggggggaaacggggggaaattggggggaaaacggggaaaatcGGGGGGAAAtcggggaaaattgggggaaatttgggaaaaactggggaaatttggggaaatcgggggaaattctgggaaaaatCGGGGGGAAATCTGGGAGAATTTGGGCAAAACTGGGAAAAtcgggggaaatttgggagaaTTGGGGGAAAtcgggggaaaacggggaaaatcAGGGGGAAAtcggggaaaattgggggaaatttgggaaaaactggggaaatttggggaaatcgggggaaattctgggaaaatcGGGGGGAAATCTGGGAGAATTTGGGCAAAACTGGGAAAATcggggggaaaacggggggaaatttggggaaatcgGGGAGAATCTGGGGAAAtcgggggaaaacggggaaaatcGGGGGGAAATTCTGgggaaaatctgggggaaattgggggggaaaacggggaaaatcTGGGCAAAactggggaaattgggggaaattctggggaaatcgggggaaatttggggaaaatctaGGAAGTTCTGGGCAAAACTGGGAAAATCAGGGGAAATTCTGGGGGAAAAcgggggaaaatctgggaaattttgggaaatcggggggaaattgggggggaaGAAACGGCGAAAATCTGGGCAAAACTGGGGAAAtcgggggaaatttggggaaatcgGGGGGAAATCTGGGAGAATTTGGGCAAAACcggggaaattggggggaaatcgGGGAGAATTGGGGGAAAtcggggggaaattgggggaaaacaGGGGGAAAtcggggaaatttgggaaaatcggggggaaaactggggaaaatcGGGAAGAATC
This window encodes:
- the LOC137465819 gene encoding uncharacterized protein isoform X1, which translates into the protein MAAPVRDREALQRLNFLFQGPQCQTPPLPPLLLPPAAGGGERGQAARAWPAPASSCAASPAAAGGATCAHLSHAHRSHAHRAGHAHWPRPHAVIGLRLSRTGQSAVQK
- the LOC137465819 gene encoding ribonuclease P protein subunit p21-like isoform X2, producing the protein MAAPVRDREALQRLNFLFQAAHWALPRSRALARFLLRTQRATARRLALRMAPSVKRRLCRRCCSLLLPGEGSGARLRGRGQPPPRRALPHLRPRAALPVHT